AACACTTTCGGACCGATGACGCTGTTTGATTTCACCCCAAGCCCTTTCAGCTGCTGGATATACTCATCTTTGTTGATCGCATAGGAAACCGCTTGACGGAAGGCAAGCTCGTTCATCGGTTTCTTTTTCATATTAAAGCCTAAATAGTAGACTGGTGTGCCTTCCTTTTTGATCAGCTGAACATTTTTCATCGATTCGACGCGGGACAACTGTTCAGCCGGGATATTGTCGATAAATTGCACATCGCCCGTTTGCAGCATCGAAATCGCCGTCGTCACTTCCGGAACAACTTTGAACGTCACTTTTTCCAACTTCGGCGTCCCTTGCCAATAGTCATCGTTTTTCTCTAATGTCACATGGTCGCCCGGCACCCATTCAACAAATTTAAACGGGCCAGTGCCGACCGGCTGTTTCATTAAATCTTGTTTTTGATCAGCCGTTGGACTGACAATGGAAGCGTTCGTATGCGACAAGGCCGCCAACATCGGACCATACGGGTATTTCGTTTTGATCACTACCGTGTAATCATCTTTCACTTCCACCGATTCGACCGGTTCAAGAAGCGATGCCCTTGGCGCCGCTGTCTTCGGGTCTCTTAGTTTATCAAACGTATACTTGACCGCTTCCGCGTTAAAGTCGGTGCCATCATGGAATTTAATTCCTTTTTTCAATTTGATGACCCACGTCTTATCATCCGGAGTTTCATACGATTCCGCCAAATGCGGCTTGATTTCCATCGTCTCCGGATCACGGACGAACAACGTTTCATACACTTGCTCGATAACGGCAGACGAGACGGAATCGTTCGTTAAAATCGGCGAAAGGCCAACGACGTCAGATGTCGTCGCATACGTCAATTCCTGGGCGACGTTTCCTTTCCCTTGCGAACTGGACGAGGCGTTGTTAGAAGCGGATTTGCCTCCGCATCCGGCCAACGCCGCGGAAACGGCAAGAACAAAAGCAAGCACAACATACGACCAATACGTTTTCTTTTTCACT
Above is a window of Geobacillus thermoleovorans DNA encoding:
- a CDS encoding glutathione ABC transporter substrate-binding protein, which encodes MKKKTYWSYVVLAFVLAVSAALAGCGGKSASNNASSSSQGKGNVAQELTYATTSDVVGLSPILTNDSVSSAVIEQVYETLFVRDPETMEIKPHLAESYETPDDKTWVIKLKKGIKFHDGTDFNAEAVKYTFDKLRDPKTAAPRASLLEPVESVEVKDDYTVVIKTKYPYGPMLAALSHTNASIVSPTADQKQDLMKQPVGTGPFKFVEWVPGDHVTLEKNDDYWQGTPKLEKVTFKVVPEVTTAISMLQTGDVQFIDNIPAEQLSRVESMKNVQLIKKEGTPVYYLGFNMKKKPMNELAFRQAVSYAINKDEYIQQLKGLGVKSNSVIGPKVFGYDESSENVAYTYDPEKAKQLVEEHGYKGTKVKILVANTANYMKMAEIVQAQLKEVGINAEIESMEWGTFLDATKQGKYDITFLGWTNSTADGSELFYPNFHSKNAGVSNRTFYNNPTFDKLVEESRTTIDPEVRKQKLKEANEFLLKDAAVVVMNHGVVTAAVDQSVKGLEIDPTGQWSLYHVHRE